The Methanopyrus kandleri AV19 DNA segment ACTCGCCCGAGAAGGCCCTGGAACTCCTGGAGCCCGTACCTAGACTCGAGGCGGCCTTGGAGACGCTGACCCCGGGTCCGGTCACCATCGTCGCCCCCCGAAGACCCGGTGTGGTCGCGCCCGAGGTCGCGGCCGGTAGGCGCACCCTGGGGGTCAGGATCCCGGATCATCCGTTCTTCCTGCGCGTAGTTCGGAGGTTCGGGAAACCGATCGTCACCACGTCCGCTAACGTCTCCGGTCGGCCCGCCCCGACCGATCCCGACGAAGTCTTCGAGCAGCTCGGCGACCGCCTGGACATCCTGGTCGAGGGTGAGTGCCGCTTCGGCGAACCGTCCACCGTGATCGAACTCACGCCCGAAGGTAACATCGACATACTCCGGGAGGGCGCCATGCCGAAGGAGGAAATACTGGAAACACTAAGGGGGACGACCTCAGGTGCCTGAGAAGGGCCTCAAACCCTTCCTCACCGGCTTCCGCGAGACCGTCCTCGATCTGACCGACGGTGAGGGCGTCCTCGTGTACTCCGGATGCGCCGGCACGTGCACGCCGTTCGCGGAACTCCTCGCGTTCACGCTGCGGGGGACCGACCTCGAGCAGTACTACTCGATAGACCTCCGCCGCGAGTACCTGCGGATGGAGCTGCGCGACCACGGCTACACGGTCACCGACGAGCGCGAGGAGCTCGAGAGCGCGGACGTCGTCGTCCTCCTCGGCGGTCTCGCCATGCCGATATCCGACGCCACACCCGACGACGCCCGGGAGTTCCTCGAGGAGCTCGGGAACCCACCCCTCGTCGGCGTATGCTTCATGAACATGTTCGAGCGCGCCGGCTGGACCGACGAGCTCGACTTCCACACAATCATCGACGGCTACCTGGAGGTCACGGTCAAGTGATCGAGAAAGAACCGGTACCCCTGCAGGTCGGCGACTACCGTCTGTACTTCCGCCTCTGGGCCCTCGGCGACGCGGACGCCATCTCGGACGTGCTGTACAGGGAATTATATCCCCACGAGTGGCTCGAGGGGTCCCGCGAGGTCGTCGACGTGGGTGCCCACGTGGGCGCCTTCACGGTCCTCGCGGCCGCCCACGGTGCCCGCGAGATCCTCGCGATCGAACCCCACCCCGACAACGCCGAGCTCCTCCGGCGCAACGTCGAGGAGAACGACCTGAACGCCGAGGTCGTCGAAGCCGCCGCCTACGACCGCGAGGACGTCGTCAAGATGTACCTCAGCCCCTCCACCGTCGCCCACTCCGTCGAGCTCGTCCGCTCCCGGGAGACCATCGACGTCGAGACCGTCGCCCTCGACGACCTGGGGACCTCGCCCGATCTGATCAAGATCGACGCCGAAGGGGCCGAGGAGCGCGTCCTCCGCGGGGCCGAGCGGACCCTCGAGGAACACGCCCCCGTCCTCCTGATCTCCGCCTACCACTATCCAGGGCAGGAGGAGGACCTCCGACGATGGCTCGAGGACAGGAACTACCGGGTCGAGGTGCTCGTCCGGGAGACGAGCCCGTACAGGAGCCCCGCCCTACGCGTACCGGTGATAGTGGCCGAACCCCGCGCCTGATCGTCCTCCACGCCCGCGACTGCGACCCGAAAGCCTGCACGGCCCTACGGGCCCATCGTATGGGTCTCGTCGAGCTCACTAGGCATCCCGGGGACGTGCCCACCGGTGCCGTCGTCCTGGACCCGACCGTGGAGAAGGCCCTCTCCCGCGAGGATCGCGATGCCGCCCTGGAGCGCGGACTGGTCGCCGTGGACTGCTCCTGGGAGCACGTCCACCGGTACTTCGGGCCGCTCAGACGACGCTGCCGGCACAGGATCCTCCCCTACCTGATCGCGGCTAACCCCGTCAACTACGGCAAACCCTGCAAGCTGAGCACCGTGGAGGCGCTCGCCGCCGCCCTGTACATCCTCGGGTTCAGGCGGGAGGCCGAGGAGTTCATTTCGCGGTTCAAGTGGGGTCCCGCCTTCCTGGAGCTCAACCGCGAACGGCTCGAAGCGTACCGGCGGGCCGAGACGAGTGCCGAGGTCGTGCGCGTGCAGGAAGAGTTCCTTCCAGACGGTCTGTGATCAGCCGTCCGTGAATCGTTATGTAACTCGTAACGATAGGTGAGAAGAAAGGAGAGGGGGATTAGCGGCGCCGGAGGACCGCCAGCGCCGCCAGCAGCCCGGCCAGTACAACCATCGGGCTTACCGGTACTCCCTTCTTCATCCCGTTCTTGATCTCCTGTATTTCTGCGTTGATGTTGTTGATATCGCTCTTAATATTGGCTATCTCCGAGCTCATGGAGCCTATCTGCGCACTGAGCGTGCTGACGGCGTGCTCGAGGTTACTCACACGCTGCTCCAGCGACGTCACGGGCGGGACGCCGGTTCCTAGCGCTACCGTGCGCAGACCCTCTAGGTAGTCGTTGAGGTCGATCTTGACGAGTACCTTCGGTTCCTTGGCCCCGATTATGGTCACCAGTCCTGTCACCGGGTCGTAGGTGATCCCACCGACGGGCGTACCGTCCGGGTTGGTGGCCGACAGTCTACCCGTCAGATCGAGGGTCTTCTGGTGTGCCATTCCGAAGAGGTCCTCCCAGCTGGCCTTGACGGTAATCGCACCGACGATCTTGTACGTCGGGCTCTCCGGGGTCACCGAGATAGTCTCGGCACTGAGATCGATAGTCACGTTGTGGACCACGACCGCTAGGTAGCAGTCCATGTTGGCTATGTCGATCACGAGTGCCGGGATCGCATTGGGCCAGGTGTTCAGGACGATCCCGTAGGCCGTGGGATAAACCTCCGAAACCATGTCACTGCTGACGCCGCCAGTCGCCTGAGCCACGATCTGACCGCTCGAGTACGTCACCTGCGCGGGTACCGTGGGTGTCTTCAGCTGGAACCCGTAGAACCCCGGCACCTCCTCGTCGATACCGATGTTGTCCTCACCCGATACCTCGGGTACCTCCAGCACCACTACGTTCGGTACCATTCCCATCCAGCCAGGCGGAATTGGAATCATCTGGCGGTGTGTTCGGATCGTCGGCAGTACCCAGTACACGTTGTACGCCATCCCTCCAGAACCGACGAAGACGAACTGCTTGGTCGCGAATATCGGTGTTGCACCCACGCTCAGTGTTCTGAGCAGTGGAACCACACTGAGGCTTCCGTCCTTGACCAGGTAGCACTCACCGCTCGTGTCGGTAACGAGCAGGTACATGGGGCTACCTCCGTAGTACATCGAGATCGTCGCCGGCTGGTTACCTGCGGTCACGCTGAACGTGAGGCTGTCCGTGACGCTACCGTCGGCGGCGATCTTGAACACCACCGCGCTGGCAGGGTTAGCTGAGTCGTGCGCGACTATGTACGGACCGTCGGCATCGTCGATCACCACGTTGGTGAACCCTGCCGGCGGCGCGAGGGTCCTTACCACCGTCAAGCTCGGTGAGGACGGGTTGGTGATGTCGAGGACGGCGTACGCGTTGGTACCCAGTATCGCCAGCAGCAGGTGCGTGGCGTCTATCTTCGTCAGCTTAACGCCGCTGATAGTACCCGCCATTGTCACTGGGACCGTCGGATTCGGGGGAATCACCGTAATCACCGATGTGGTCGGGGCCGTCCAGATCTCCACGACGGGATTCAACGCAGCGTCGGTTCCGGTCACGGCGATGTACGCGTTACCGCCCACTTCGAGCGGGTGGAAGTCCGTCAGTGTGGTTATGGCGGTGGGCACACCGGGGTACGAAATCGGTGTGATCGGCAGGCCTGTCAATACCGTCAGTGTGTTCCCGCTGATGGTCGCGGTGCCGGTGTACCTGTAGATCGTACCGGTCGTGATGTCTATGTCTACTTACGGTGAAGTCGATGTTGCCTCCCACCATCTCCGCTTTGGCTACCTTAGGCTGTGTGTATACTGTCGCAACTATGGGTGCTGTAGTCCATGCCTGGGTGGGAGGGTTGCCTGCCTCCACGGCGCCGAGATTACCGCTGTTGTCTATGACCAACGACGTGGGCTTGCTGGCTCCCTCTACGTTCAACCCTTGGACTGGCTGAGGGTTCAACGCCGCGTTGGTCTGCGTCAACCCGTGCGCCGGTCCTACGACGGCCAGCAGCACGGCGGTCAGGGCGGCCAGCCAGGCGGCCGGCCTGGGTAGGTTACCCAACTCCATTCCACCCCCTGCGAACCACATACACATGCGTTTCCTGAACACTTTAGTTTCCTGACTTCATGAGATGACACAACGCTCCTCTACAACCTAAATACGGGATTATGCGTTTCGGAAACGTCGGAGGCCGAAAAGTCACCGGCGTCACTAAATTAGCTGACTAGCCGAGGAGTGCAGGGGGGTGTTCGGATGGCGAAGTTTCCGGAGGCGGAGGCCCGGATCTTCAACAAACTGATCTGCATGAAGTGTAACGCGAGGAACCCACCGGACGCCACGAAGTGCAGGAAGT contains these protein-coding regions:
- a CDS encoding L-threonylcarbamoyladenylate synthase translates to MLEEEDPHAVKHVVRALRAGKLVAIPCDTVYSLSCDATNSEAVRRLYAAKERPKDKPVSVAVHSPEKALELLEPVPRLEAALETLTPGPVTIVAPRRPGVVAPEVAAGRRTLGVRIPDHPFFLRVVRRFGKPIVTTSANVSGRPAPTDPDEVFEQLGDRLDILVEGECRFGEPSTVIELTPEGNIDILREGAMPKEEILETLRGTTSGA
- a CDS encoding DUF2124 family protein, whose product is MPEKGLKPFLTGFRETVLDLTDGEGVLVYSGCAGTCTPFAELLAFTLRGTDLEQYYSIDLRREYLRMELRDHGYTVTDEREELESADVVVLLGGLAMPISDATPDDAREFLEELGNPPLVGVCFMNMFERAGWTDELDFHTIIDGYLEVTVK
- a CDS encoding FkbM family methyltransferase, which gives rise to MIEKEPVPLQVGDYRLYFRLWALGDADAISDVLYRELYPHEWLEGSREVVDVGAHVGAFTVLAAAHGAREILAIEPHPDNAELLRRNVEENDLNAEVVEAAAYDREDVVKMYLSPSTVAHSVELVRSRETIDVETVALDDLGTSPDLIKIDAEGAEERVLRGAERTLEEHAPVLLISAYHYPGQEEDLRRWLEDRNYRVEVLVRETSPYRSPALRVPVIVAEPRA
- a CDS encoding DUF367 family protein, with product MVLHARDCDPKACTALRAHRMGLVELTRHPGDVPTGAVVLDPTVEKALSREDRDAALERGLVAVDCSWEHVHRYFGPLRRRCRHRILPYLIAANPVNYGKPCKLSTVEALAAALYILGFRREAEEFISRFKWGPAFLELNRERLEAYRRAETSAEVVRVQEEFLPDGL
- a CDS encoding 50S ribosomal protein L40e gives rise to the protein MAKFPEAEARIFNKLICMKCNARNPPDATKCRKCGYKGLRPKAREPRGG